One window from the genome of Cricetulus griseus strain 17A/GY chromosome 2, alternate assembly CriGri-PICRH-1.0, whole genome shotgun sequence encodes:
- the Pkia gene encoding cAMP-dependent protein kinase inhibitor alpha, whose amino-acid sequence MTDVETTYADFIASGRTGRRNAIHDILVSSASGNSNELALKLAGLDINKTEGEDNGQRSSTEQSGEAQGEAAKSES is encoded by the exons ATGACTGATGTGGAAACTACATATGCAGATTTTATTGCTTCAGGAAGAACAGGTAGAAGAAATGCAATACATGACATTCTGGTTTCCTCTGCAAGTGGCAACAGCAATGAATTAGCCTTGAAATTAGCAGGTCTTGATATCAACAAGACAG AAGGTGAAGACAATGGACAGAGAAGCTCCACAGAACAAAGTGGGGAAGCACAGGGAGAAGCCGCCAAATCTGAAAGCTAA